The Victivallis lenta region CAGCCCTGCCGGAAACGCTCGCCGATCTCCTTCCGCTGCGCCATCCCCTTGCGGATCGCATCCTGATGCGTACCGGAGAAGGCCGTAAACACGAGTCCTCCGGTGTACGGCGCACGCGGATGGATGCCGATCTCGGAGACCTCTTCGATGAAGGCGGCGATTTCGGGCAGTTTGGAAAAATCGAGCCCGGGCTCGACGCCGCGCGACTTCAAATTCAGGATGAAAGTGATGAGATCCATGTTTCCGGTCCGTTCCCCGTGCCCGGCGAGCGTTCCTTCGACCCGGTCCGCCCCGGCCAGCACGGCCATTTCGGCCGCTGCGACGGCGCACCCCTGGTCGTTATGGGTGTGAACGCTCAGGGTCGTTTCGTTCCGGCCGGTGTAGCTCCGGCAGAACGACTCGATCATGTCGGCGAATTCATAAGGCGGACGGCGTTCGACGGTGGCGGGGAGGTTCAGCACGAAATCGCGTTTGCCGCGCGGCTTCCATGCCTCCCGGACCGCTTCGGCCAATTCGACGATGGCGCCGACCTCGCTGTCGGAAAATTCCTCCGGCGAAAACTCGTACCGGATGCGGTCGCGCATTCCGGCCGCGTCGACGGCTTCCGCGATCATGCGGGTGCCGTCAACGGCCGTTTGCATGATTTCTCCGGAAGTTTTACCGAAGACGAATTCCCGGTGGAGCTCGCTTGTCGCAATATAGCAATGAACTGTCGCCTGCCGGACGCCGGCGAGAGAGGCTACCGTCCGGTCGATCAGGTCCTTCCGGGCGGCAGTGAGCACATTGATGCGGACGCCGTCGGGGATGAGCCCTTCGCCGATCAGGCGGCGGACAAATTCGAACTCCTCGCCGGACGAAGCCGGGTAGGCGACTTCGATCTCCCGGAATCCGATCCGGCAGAGCATTTCAAAGTAACGGATTTTCGTCTCGACATTCATCGGCTTCGCGAATGCCTGGTTGCCGTCGCGCAAATCGACGGGGACACAGAGCGGCATGGACCGGATGCGCCGGGTCGGCCAGACGCGGTTTTCGATTTCGATGGGCTGGGGGGCTCGATACTTCGGATATTCACTCATTCTCATTCTCCGGGACTTCATTCGATTCTTCGATTCGGTGGAGCCGGTTCAGAACGCCGGGAGAACGGAAAGACGGACATTTTCCGGGGTCTGAAACATGGCATCAACGCGCCGACCTGGCTGAGTCCGGTTCCGGAAAACGGTGTCGCAAGCGTCTTCACTCAAGCCTGATCGGCGCAAGTAAGTCGCAGGAGATTGAAGTTGGCGGAAATGAAAGAAGCCGGAACCGGACACGCCGTCCCGCTTCGGAAAATCGAGCATCGGTTGTAATCAGAGAAACTCATATGCTTTCATGCTTCTTTCGCTTTAAAAATATAATATCATGTTTTGCAGAAGAATCAAGTTGATTTCGCAAAAAAAATTCAATATTATCCGAATGTGCAGCTCGCACCCGGAGAGACTCGGCCAATGTTGTCCGATCATAAAAGCGCGGCAGGCTCCGCGCAGCGGATACGAACGGACTGCACGACTCGGCGGCAGCAGCGGCTCCGGAAAGTATCCGAAGGGGTGGCTGCTTTCTGGACAGGGGCAGCGCGAGCGATAATGACGAAGGTGAACGCAGCGAAACGAAGCTCCTCCGGCGTGGCGTACCGCCGGCGTGCGTTGAAGAGTGTCCGGCTTTCAGCCGGACAAGTAAGCCCTCCCGGAGGGGTGACTCCGTGAGTGGTAAGGGCGCAGCCTGCGGGAAATGAAAGTTCCGGACAGGGGGTGCCGACACGATCAGAAGCCAAGGCATGATTGCCGTCTTCGGCCGGACAACCATGTTTTAGAGGGAAACGCGCACATTATTAAAACGCTCCCCCGCTGTGCCATTGCTTCCGGGATGCACGCCCCTTGCGGGGCGCGGTCTTTCTGCGCGTTCGCGCATCAGACCGTGTACGCTGCGCGGCAAAATTTCATTTTGCTGATGCAGCTGTTTCGCTTCGCGTACAGATTGCCTCCGGCGGCCAAGGCGCTTCGCCCTTGGAACCCGACCGGCAAGGCGCCGGCGCCGTCGGCGGCTCCGCCGCCTTTAGCGGGTACGCAGTTACCTTCCGCCTTTTTACCTGCCCGTCTGCTCGATGATCTGCGGATTCGGCGGCACGTAACCGTGCGTCGACCCCTGGAACCAGCGGATCTTCTTCGGTGACTTGATGTTGTTGTAGAGAATCGCCACGCCGGAGGGCGGACACGTATAGTCGCCCAATCCCGCCCGCGTGATCTCCACCGGGCATTTGATCCGCTTCGCGTGGTTGATCGTGTCGTAATAGCCGAGCGCGTCGACGTACGGCGGGAACCAGCCGCGAATACGCCCCTTCGAGTCGCCCTTCATATCGCTGCACCACGGAATATCCGGCTTCGCAAGCGTGACGTCCGGATCAAGCCCGGCCGCCCAGACGGTTTGCAGTCCGCCCTGGCTGCCGCCCGCTGCCGTGAGGTTTTTCCCGTCCCACTGCGGCAGAGACTTCAGAAACTCGAGCGAACGCATGACCCGCATCGCCATCCCGTTGAAGTAAGCGGTTTCCGGATTCGAATTCTGCTTCGGGTCGAACGCATAAATCTGCCCGTTCGACTTGATCTCGTTCGTGAAGTTGTCGTAATATTCCTTCGGCTGGTTCAGCTTGAAGCCGTGCGCATTCACGTGGAAGACGATCCTGTCTTTGCTCCCGCCGGAAGGCGGAGTCTGCCGCGAAACGCCGTACCCCTGATAGTTGGCCTGGGCCGGCAGCGATTTTGCCTCCGCGCCGGCCGGAATGGTCAGATAACCGGTGACCGGGCGCGGCCCGGCACAGTCGACGGTGACCTCGTAGACATCGACCTCCGGAGTCGAAGTCGGCTGCTTCTCCATTTTGAACTTCATCGGAACCGCGGCGAGACGCTCCTTCTGCTTCTGCCAGAAAGCGTCGAAATCCTTCGGTTCCTCCGCCCCCGCAACCAGCTTTTCGGGCTGCACGCCGGCGCCGCCCTCAAAGGAGATATCCATGCTGCCGCCCCACATGTTCTTCGCGCGCAGCGGCGCGCCGTTCCGATCCACGAGACGGGCGATGATACGGACGAACCCGGGCTTGTCGATCGAGGTTTTGATCACAAGCGGTTCGCCGGAAACTTCAACCTTCCCTCTGTCGCTTTTGCCGTCGTCGCCGGTGCGCGACCATGCGAGGAAATACGGCACGGTCGGCTGCTGCCCCATCAGGTCGGCGGTGATGGTGAAGGTCATCTCCTCGCCGGGCGCATAGCTGAGCGGGTCCTTGTCGGTCACGCCGGTGACCCGGGTCCGGGCCGGATTCAGGGTGATGACCTCCCTGATCTTCAAGTCGTCAAACTGCCCGACGACATAGAGCTCGGCGTCGCTGTAATTTTTGCCGGAGGCCGTGAAGGTCCAGTCCGGATGCCCCTGCGGACTGCTGCCGATGCCGAGGTCGCAGTTCTGGTTCTGTCCCAGGTGGTTGAAGGCGAAGACAGTCTGCTTCTCCTGGAAATTGTGCACCTGCATCGAGCCGTAGGTGCCGCCGCCCGAAACCGAGTCGCCGAAATCGTACTGCGAATCGCTGGCGCCCGGAATCTGCTTCGCATTCCCGGCGCCGTAGTCGTTGCCCCAGAATTCAACATTTCCCCGGTCGAACCTGCCGGTCTTGACCCCTTCGACATTGGAGGAGACCTCGAGATTGTTCACATAAGTCTGGCTGATGCTGCCGCCGGGCGAGGGCACCGCGACGGCCGCAAGCGTCTCCGCAAACGGGTCCATGGCAGTGAATACCCAGCTCATTTTTCCGCTCCGGTCGGTGAGCTTCAGCAGGTAGCCGACCCGCTTGAGCTTGCCGTCCAGCGCTTCGGTGCGGTCGACCTGATAGCCGTCGGCGCCCCATCTGGTCGGGTTCAGCTTTGCGATGAGCTCGTACCCTTTCGCCTCCGGAACCAATTCGAGAAGCTCGGGAACTTCCGCCTGGAGCGTCGCGCCGCCGAGAACCGCCAGCGCCGTCATGCCGTACAACAGTTTCATAGAATCCCTCCTGGTTTCTCCAATATAGCCTTTGTCCATACGGTTTGCAAGCCGGAGAAAAACGGCGGGGAGGGTGGAATGCAAAAATTATTCCGAAAAATCTCGCGTGAATTCCGCCTGCCACTCGAGCCGCCTCCGCTTGCGCCGGAATGCCCGCACATGGCCGTCGAGAAATGCGACATTGTAATATCTGCCGTGTCCCCAGAAATAGCGGCCGTCGACGAATCCGCCGTAGCGCCAGTACGGATATTCACGGTCGTCGGTACGGTCGTTGAAACCGGTATCCTCGACGATGAAATACGAGCCGGGGGAACGGATGCTGCCGACACGGATTCCGCCGTCGTGAACGACATTGCCCGGCAGCACGAAACGGGCCAGCAGCACGGTCTGGTAGGAACCTGCCCGGGTCGGGCGGGCGAGATAGAGATTCTTCTCCTTCAGCGCGGAGCGGCAGCCGTCGTAACTCATCACCGCTGAGGGACAGGCCATCGCGCGCGGCACTCCTCCCGGATACGGCCCGGGCACGGGCGGATTGTACTGATCCGGATAATAAATCCCGCCGACCGGCAGATATCCCTTCAGCAGCTCCCAGAAAAAGCGGAATTCAGTCGAATACGAAGCATGTTTGTCTTCGATGATATAGTAGGGCAGATAGTCATTCCAGTCGTTGGCGTAAAATTGGACCGCCGTCCCGAACAGGGCCTGGTTCGAGCGGCAGTGGCTGCGACGCGCATTTTCCCGGGCGCGGCTGACCGCCGGCAGCAGCAGCGCGGCCAGGATCAGAACGATCAGCATGACGGCCAGCAGCTCCGTGAGCGTATACTCCCGCCGTCCGGCCATGCTTTGCCGCCGCAATGAATTCACCGGATTGCCCCTGACTCTCGATCATTCGTGATAAGAAAAGAACAATATAAAATGCGTTTCGGGTATTTGCAAGGCATTCGCACGATTTTCCGGCAAATTCACGGGGACCGGCTGCCGCCGGAGACTCGTGGGCGGATGCGGGACGGAATCAATCCATGCGCACAAGATCGGCATCGCAGTTGCAATCAGGTTGCGGCCGGGCTTGACAAGCTCGTGCGGAATCCGGTAAACGCGCAGCTTCTCCCTTCGGTTCGGGGGGACGTTTTCCGCCGATGCCCGCCGCCGAAACTGCCGGCGGAACGATGAACCGCCGGGCAGCCGGACCGGAAAAGCGGAAAAGGTCCGCAACGGCTCAGTCGGTGGGCGGCGGCGCGTAATGCCGGGGGCCGCCGAGCTGTTTCCAGCGGACGTAGACGAAAAGCAGCGCCAGCGTCGCGGCCACCGTGAAAATCGTATCCCAGATGAAGATGAAGCGGTAGCCGAAACGGTCGATCGCCACGCCGCCGAAGTAGTTCGCAAAGATCAGCAGGATGCTGTTCATCATCGCATTCGCACTGCTGAACTGACCGAATTTATCCGGCGGGAAAAGTTCGATGAACACCGGGCCGTTGCTGACGAACTGCACCGCATACACCACGGAAATGGCGATTCCGACCACAAAAAAAGTCGGGTAGTCCACCACGCCGAAATAGCCCCACACGTTTGCGGCGACCACAATGACGCCGCTTGCGACGAAGACCCGCAGCGGGTGCAGCCGGTCCATCAGGAAACCGGTCAGCACCACCACGCCGGCCGATACGACCGCTCCCGCCGCCATCACCTTGCCGAACTGTCCGGCGGTCATCTGCAGCTCCCTGGTTGCAAACAGCAGATTGAAGGTGCTGCGGCAGACCGTCGAGGCGTTGTTCAGTGCGGTTCCGAGGAACAGGAACGTGAAGAACCAGTGGCGGTAGCACTGCCGGAAATAGATGCCGATCCACTCCGCCGGCCGTTTCAGCAGCGGGCCCTCCGGCCGCCGCACCGTTTTGGGCGGCGGATATTCTCCCTCCTTCACAAAAAAGCACATCAGCAGAAAGCAGACCAGATACAGCAGCCCGATGCCGGTGAAAACCGCCGGAGCATAGTCGATGATATACGGCATCACGAAAAAGTTGAACAGGAATCCTCCGGCGGTTCCGGCCAGGTTCAGTGCCGCCATGAAACGCCCGATGAACCGGTGCGGAATCACATCTGCGAAGATGTAGTAGTAGATCGATCCGACGATCAGGTTGAAGAACTGGAACACCACCGAAAATATGCAGATCAGCAACACGCCGAGCGTATTGATGTCCGCTTCGGGAAAGAGGTTCGCATGTACGTACCCGGTGATCGGCGAAATCCATCCGATCAGGATCAGGAAAAACGTCACGAACGGCGTTGCGAAGAGCAGGTACGGAATCCGCCTGCCCCGGCGCGTCCGGGTCCGGTCGCTGGCCGTGGAGAGGATCGGGTTCATCACGAAATTCATCGCCGCCGGCACGCTGCCGACCACCAGGCCGATCAACGCGCCGGAAGCGCCGAAATGCTCCAGCGTCAGCGGCAGCAGCGTCGGGACCAGGCTGCCCAGCATCCCGAACACGGTGCCGCCGAGGATCACCCAGGCCGATACCACGATCACTTCGCCGAGCGAGTAGCGCAGCGTGCCGACCGTGTACGGCCGCTTCGGGTCGGAGGCGGCGGGCGGGCAGGGGCCGGGAACGGCCTCCGCCTTCAAGGGGTCGTCGGCCGCCTCCATCGTCAGAATGGCGTCGTTCATCGGATTACTGCCGGTTCAGCTCGACGATGTCGCTTGCAATATCGTTCCCGGTGAACCGGAATTCACCCGGTGCGCGCTGCTCCGTGTTTCCGGTGCGGCTGCGGAAAGTCAGACCTTCCGGCAGCTTCACCCGGAGCGTGCCGGCGGTCCGGCCCGGCCCGACCCCGGCCAGCAGCAGCCGGTAATTGCCGTTGCCGTCCGTGAAGCAGCGCGCCCGGAACTTCCCCTCGGATTCGACGATTTCAACCGCCGGGCCATCCGCCTCCGCCATCAGGAAAGGCTCGAGCTTTTTGAGTTCGCCGGCGGCCATGCATGCGTCGCGCCAGCGCTTCTCCGCCAGCTCCGGCTCGGCTTCGGTCCCGGCCGGACCGCGGAAGAAGTCGAAGTAACTGTAAAAAACGAATCCCTTTCCCCCGTGGATGGCCTGCACCAGCGCCAGAGAAAGCATCTCCTCGCCGGTCGGGTCGCGGTAGTCGGCGGCTTTTTCCGCCGGGGAATAGATATTCAGATTGTGCGCCTGCGGCACGTTCCAGGTCGGAATCCCGGTCGCTTCAGCCAGCCCCATCAGCCGGTCGATTGAAGTCATATGGTGGTCGTATCCCTCCGAAATCCGGGAAATCGGATACTGGTCGCCGCCGAACAAGTCCAGCATCGGCAGATAATCCTCCACATTGGGCTGGTAGAAGACCGCCCAGGTCGGATGGTCCGGGTCGAGCCGGTTCACAAGTTCGCGCCGTCGGGTCATGATATCGACCCAGTCCGCCATCTTCTCGTCGCAGGTGTACCATGCCAGCAGGGCGGGGTGGCTGCGGAAGGCTTCGACATAACGCTTCACGGTCTCGTCGGCCCCCTTCAGATCGCGGTAGACGTAATCGTCCGGGCCAAGCGGGTTGGAGCGGTACACGTCCTTGATCGAAAAGAGGATCTTGAGGCCGTTGGCGTGAAGTTCGTCCAGCGCCAGCTTCACCGCCTCGAAGGGAGCCCGATTGCCGCCGACTTCGCCGTCCGGACCGAGCTGCATGCTGCCGTAGGGCATCACGCAGTTGAAGGGGCTCTCCGCAATGCGCTTCACGTCCCGGCGGGTCAATTCCCCGGTATAGAGGCCGAGCGGCATATAGGGTTTCCCATCCACGATCGCCCGTCCCCGGGCGTCGATCACGCAGTTGCCCGGCAGCGCTTTTCCGAACCGTTTCCGGATCTTCACCGGCATCTCCTTCCAGGCCAGGATCAGGCGGTTGGCCGGATCGAGCAGCCGGGCCCGCAGAAGGCCGTCCCCTTCCGGGAGCGCAGGCAGTTCGGTTTCGGCGATCCGTCCCTTCACCGGGACGGTGCGAAGCACAGTGCGGCCGGCCGTTTCGAGCCGGAGTTCAAGCGTCTGTTCCGGCGACGGCGTCACGCCCTCCGGCAGTTGAAAACTCCCTGTGCAATGCGAGAAGAAACGCAGCACGCCGCCTTCCGCATCGATCAGGTTGTGGGTCGGATAGACCGGATGCAGCTTCCAGCGCGGCCCCAGCTCCTCCACGAACACGTGGTCGAACCAGACCTTTCCGGTTGCGCCGCGCGGCATCATCAGATGGATCACAAACGTGCACTGCTTCTCCTGCGGCGCGACGGTGACCGTGTATTCCATCGGTGTCCAGCCGCACACCTTGTCGGCGCTGGTCGGACACTCGACATTGCGCAGCCATCTGCCGTCCGCGTCATAGAGTTCGACGACGATCCCGGCGTAACCGCCTTTGATCGCTTCGATGCGGACGGTTCCGCCGAAACGGTAGGTACTGCCCGCCTTCAGCGGCAGCGAACGGCTGACCAGCGTATAGTTGTCCGGGTCGGTGCGTTCGTAGCAGAGCGCCGGGCTGCCGTTGACTCCGGCATTGGCGGCCACCCGGACCGCCCTGCCGTCGATGTTCCGCCAGCCGTTGGCGCCGGACGGGAATTCGCCGTCGGCCAGCACGAATCCGGCGCTGCGGTCAGTCTGGCCGCTCAGGTCGCGCCAGCCGTCGGTTTCGGCCGCGACGGCCGCGACAGTCGCCAGCATCATCAGAAAGAGCATGAGATGTTTCATCGGATCAACCTTTTTCCCGCCGGATTATTTGTAGTAAAAATTGCCGTTCCACTGCTGCGGACCGCAGAGATACTGCTTCTTGTCGGCCATCAGCGCCTGCCGCGTCATATTCCGGGCGCTGCCGTCGAGCAGTCCGGCGTTCACCGAGACGCCGCTGTGCCGCGCCGCCATCGGGTACCAGCTGCTCGCTTCCAGGCCGGGGATGTGGAATGCGCCTTCGCTGCACGAGCCGGGCTGGAAAAACTCCCCGTTGTACTGGTCGCTGATCGTCCCCGGCGGCGTATCCGCGAAGTAGAGCGGCAGCCCGCGCCCCTCCTGCCGGACGAAATTCAGGATGCTCGACAGCTTGTGCATGGTGCCTCTGTCGTCCTTCGCCTCCCACTGGTAGCCGAAGGTGGACATGTTCAGGCCGATCGCGATGCTGTTCTGATCGGGGTACATCGGGTCGTGTTCCCACCATGCCGCCAGCGGCTCCGTGGGGCACAGGAAGGACTTCGGGCTGAATCCGTAAGCCGCGTTCAGGTAGACTGACCAGCTGACGGTGTCGCCGGCATTCAGGCCGTTCCGGGCGGCCGGCAGCGCGGCCACCCGGCCGAGACAGTAATCGTCGTTGTCCGCCTGATACATGGTGGCCGGCATGAAAATCTGCTTGATATTGCTGAGGCATGAAATCGACTGCGCCCTTTCGCGCGCTTTGTTCAGGGCGGGCAGCAGCATCGCGGCCAGAATTGTGATAATCGCGATCACGAT contains the following coding sequences:
- a CDS encoding acetylxylan esterase — protein: MKLLYGMTALAVLGGATLQAEVPELLELVPEAKGYELIAKLNPTRWGADGYQVDRTEALDGKLKRVGYLLKLTDRSGKMSWVFTAMDPFAETLAAVAVPSPGGSISQTYVNNLEVSSNVEGVKTGRFDRGNVEFWGNDYGAGNAKQIPGASDSQYDFGDSVSGGGTYGSMQVHNFQEKQTVFAFNHLGQNQNCDLGIGSSPQGHPDWTFTASGKNYSDAELYVVGQFDDLKIREVITLNPARTRVTGVTDKDPLSYAPGEEMTFTITADLMGQQPTVPYFLAWSRTGDDGKSDRGKVEVSGEPLVIKTSIDKPGFVRIIARLVDRNGAPLRAKNMWGGSMDISFEGGAGVQPEKLVAGAEEPKDFDAFWQKQKERLAAVPMKFKMEKQPTSTPEVDVYEVTVDCAGPRPVTGYLTIPAGAEAKSLPAQANYQGYGVSRQTPPSGGSKDRIVFHVNAHGFKLNQPKEYYDNFTNEIKSNGQIYAFDPKQNSNPETAYFNGMAMRVMRSLEFLKSLPQWDGKNLTAAGGSQGGLQTVWAAGLDPDVTLAKPDIPWCSDMKGDSKGRIRGWFPPYVDALGYYDTINHAKRIKCPVEITRAGLGDYTCPPSGVAILYNNIKSPKKIRWFQGSTHGYVPPNPQIIEQTGR
- a CDS encoding 2-isopropylmalate synthase, whose product is MSEYPKYRAPQPIEIENRVWPTRRIRSMPLCVPVDLRDGNQAFAKPMNVETKIRYFEMLCRIGFREIEVAYPASSGEEFEFVRRLIGEGLIPDGVRINVLTAARKDLIDRTVASLAGVRQATVHCYIATSELHREFVFGKTSGEIMQTAVDGTRMIAEAVDAAGMRDRIRYEFSPEEFSDSEVGAIVELAEAVREAWKPRGKRDFVLNLPATVERRPPYEFADMIESFCRSYTGRNETTLSVHTHNDQGCAVAAAEMAVLAGADRVEGTLAGHGERTGNMDLITFILNLKSRGVEPGLDFSKLPEIAAFIEEVSEIGIHPRAPYTGGLVFTAFSGTHQDAIRKGMAQRKEIGERFRQGWKMPYLHIDPADVGRNYDGLIRINSQSGKGGVAYVLESVYGISVPKGMQPLVAKAVQAEAEATGSEITPSEVYRIFREKVAARNGRVTVAGFRLQRPAPGAADKTEVDLELEAGGERFSVSGTGGGPIEAAAAAFHDCGAVPPFQVEMYSEHAIGRGAGAEAAAFIGIRPSGSDRIVYGAGIDVNINLAAIHAIANAINHIGDN
- a CDS encoding type II secretion system protein produces the protein MKRNFTLIELLIVIAIITILAAMLLPALNKARERAQSISCLSNIKQIFMPATMYQADNDDYCLGRVAALPAARNGLNAGDTVSWSVYLNAAYGFSPKSFLCPTEPLAAWWEHDPMYPDQNSIAIGLNMSTFGYQWEAKDDRGTMHKLSSILNFVRQEGRGLPLYFADTPPGTISDQYNGEFFQPGSCSEGAFHIPGLEASSWYPMAARHSGVSVNAGLLDGSARNMTRQALMADKKQYLCGPQQWNGNFYYK
- a CDS encoding MFS transporter is translated as MNDAILTMEAADDPLKAEAVPGPCPPAASDPKRPYTVGTLRYSLGEVIVVSAWVILGGTVFGMLGSLVPTLLPLTLEHFGASGALIGLVVGSVPAAMNFVMNPILSTASDRTRTRRGRRIPYLLFATPFVTFFLILIGWISPITGYVHANLFPEADINTLGVLLICIFSVVFQFFNLIVGSIYYYIFADVIPHRFIGRFMAALNLAGTAGGFLFNFFVMPYIIDYAPAVFTGIGLLYLVCFLLMCFFVKEGEYPPPKTVRRPEGPLLKRPAEWIGIYFRQCYRHWFFTFLFLGTALNNASTVCRSTFNLLFATRELQMTAGQFGKVMAAGAVVSAGVVVLTGFLMDRLHPLRVFVASGVIVVAANVWGYFGVVDYPTFFVVGIAISVVYAVQFVSNGPVFIELFPPDKFGQFSSANAMMNSILLIFANYFGGVAIDRFGYRFIFIWDTIFTVAATLALLFVYVRWKQLGGPRHYAPPPTD
- a CDS encoding DUF1559 domain-containing protein; this encodes MNSLRRQSMAGRREYTLTELLAVMLIVLILAALLLPAVSRARENARRSHCRSNQALFGTAVQFYANDWNDYLPYYIIEDKHASYSTEFRFFWELLKGYLPVGGIYYPDQYNPPVPGPYPGGVPRAMACPSAVMSYDGCRSALKEKNLYLARPTRAGSYQTVLLARFVLPGNVVHDGGIRVGSIRSPGSYFIVEDTGFNDRTDDREYPYWRYGGFVDGRYFWGHGRYYNVAFLDGHVRAFRRKRRRLEWQAEFTRDFSE